The proteins below are encoded in one region of Maribacter aestuarii:
- a CDS encoding dienelactone hydrolase family protein, whose product MQSEQNYKSVNIVLDGLVLKGNLAVPKNAIGIVIFSHGSGSSRLSPRNNYVAEVLQAKGLATLLFDLLTEDEDRIYENRFNIDLLTMRLIDVTQWVQRQKETEALSIGYFGASTGAASALRAAAFYGNDIKAVVSRGGRPDMAIHELHKVIAPTLLIVGGWDDVVIELNQKAYQKLQSERKLEIVPRASHLFEEAGKLEEVARISANWFAKYLQRQKMEKDVQE is encoded by the coding sequence ATGCAAAGTGAGCAGAATTACAAATCCGTAAACATCGTGTTGGATGGACTTGTCCTAAAAGGAAATCTTGCAGTTCCCAAAAATGCTATAGGAATAGTCATTTTTTCCCATGGTAGCGGTAGTAGTCGCCTTAGCCCTAGAAACAATTATGTGGCTGAAGTTCTACAAGCAAAAGGCTTAGCCACCTTACTGTTTGATTTATTGACCGAAGATGAGGACCGTATCTATGAGAACCGGTTTAATATCGATTTATTGACCATGCGTCTGATAGATGTGACCCAATGGGTACAACGGCAAAAGGAAACCGAAGCACTGTCCATAGGATATTTTGGGGCTAGTACGGGTGCGGCTTCAGCATTACGTGCTGCCGCTTTCTATGGTAATGATATCAAGGCGGTTGTTTCCAGAGGGGGCAGGCCGGATATGGCCATCCACGAATTACACAAGGTAATTGCTCCCACTCTTCTTATTGTGGGTGGCTGGGACGATGTGGTCATAGAGCTCAACCAAAAAGCATATCAAAAACTACAAAGCGAACGTAAATTGGAAATCGTACCTAGGGCCTCCCATTTGTTCGAAGAGGCAGGAAAATTGGAAGAAGTGGCCCGGATATCAGCCAATTGGTTTGCAAAATATTTACAGCGACAAAAAATGGAAAAAGATGTTCAAGAATAG
- a CDS encoding phosphoribosyltransferase — protein sequence MFKNRIDAGRQLAEKIMKFKDENVVVLAIPRGGLPLGAIIAKALEAPLDVALTKKIGHPFHKEYAIGAVSLDDIILTDAMGVTQGYISEETKRIRKKLQQRYDEYYKERSPVNVKDKTVIIVDDGIATGNTLLATIQLVSKRTPKKIVVAIPVAPNSAIKKLENTEKVHEVICLQVPYNFQAVGQFYKEFRQVSDEEAIIYLEQADTSKKTNP from the coding sequence ATGTTCAAGAATAGAATAGACGCAGGTCGTCAGTTGGCAGAAAAAATAATGAAGTTCAAGGATGAAAATGTAGTGGTCCTGGCCATTCCTAGAGGCGGACTTCCTCTGGGAGCAATCATTGCAAAGGCATTGGAAGCTCCCTTGGATGTTGCCCTTACTAAAAAAATAGGTCATCCTTTCCACAAGGAATATGCCATTGGGGCAGTAAGTTTAGATGACATTATTCTGACCGATGCCATGGGGGTGACCCAAGGTTATATAAGCGAAGAGACCAAGCGCATCCGTAAAAAACTGCAACAACGGTATGACGAATATTATAAAGAACGTTCACCTGTAAATGTAAAGGATAAAACAGTAATCATAGTCGATGACGGAATCGCGACCGGGAATACACTACTGGCAACTATACAACTCGTGAGCAAACGAACCCCGAAAAAAATTGTCGTAGCAATTCCCGTAGCACCAAACTCGGCAATAAAAAAACTTGAAAACACAGAAAAAGTTCATGAGGTAATCTGTTTACAGGTACCGTACAATTTTCAGGCGGTTGGTCAATTTTACAAAGAATTCCGTCAGGTTTCCGATGAGGAAGCCATAATTTATTTGGAGCAGGCCGATACATCAAAAAAAACTAACCCTTAA